One Sanguibacter sp. HDW7 DNA window includes the following coding sequences:
- a CDS encoding signal peptidase I produces the protein MTDVHEPVVPGAHRAHRVRRVLVNVLLWPLLVVALWFVWPVQLGGCTTLTIVSGHSMEPTLYTGDLVVSRCADPAVGDIVVYATPETQGGRVIHRIVGGDSSGWVLRGDNNPADDPFHPTDEQVLGSAVLHVPRVGTVLTSLANPVVWLSCLLIAAAFFLWPDKDPRGRAEAEGPRDDTADDTADDTADDTADDTADDTADDTADDDLADDAPVDARYGDAPVEDGLTLPDDDKALL, from the coding sequence ATGACCGACGTTCACGAGCCCGTCGTACCCGGTGCCCACCGTGCGCACCGGGTACGACGCGTGCTCGTGAACGTTCTGCTGTGGCCCTTGCTGGTCGTCGCGCTGTGGTTCGTCTGGCCGGTCCAGCTCGGCGGGTGCACGACCCTGACCATCGTCAGCGGCCACTCGATGGAACCCACCCTCTACACCGGGGACCTCGTCGTCTCCCGGTGCGCCGACCCCGCCGTGGGTGACATCGTCGTCTACGCGACCCCGGAGACCCAGGGCGGGCGCGTCATCCACCGGATCGTGGGCGGCGACTCCTCCGGATGGGTGCTCCGCGGCGACAACAACCCGGCGGACGACCCGTTCCACCCGACGGACGAGCAGGTCCTCGGCAGTGCGGTCCTCCACGTGCCTAGGGTCGGCACGGTACTGACGTCGCTCGCGAACCCCGTCGTGTGGCTCAGCTGTCTGCTCATCGCCGCGGCCTTCTTCCTGTGGCCCGACAAGGACCCACGGGGTCGCGCGGAGGCCGAAGGCCCTCGCGACGACACCGCGGACGACACCGCGGACGACACCGCGGACGACACCGCGGACGACACCGCGGACGACACCGCGGACGACACCGCGGACGACGATCTCGCCGACGACGCCCCGGTCGACGCCAGGTACGGCGACGCGCCGGTCGAGGACGGCCTCACCCTGCCCGACGACGACAAGGCCCTCTTGTGA
- a CDS encoding sensor histidine kinase encodes MGTTTPVEDRRDRFAHVVASLVIITTFYTVTGAYLWAQGFFELPAAIVTSWTRFLINVLTGVVLALVLAVVPAYRARRLGGALPGIVLASAIAAGMRLGLFVLAHELPEAPGILSVETISGFAFCLGAACLGFAYASVRRGERFEARLAADAAYQRELALRTLETEEVRVRRSIAEGLHGSLQQRLVIATVQVDMFITEARRRDRSEEDIAPLVALRNDLEDIRENDVRATSRMLYPEGIEIGVVPAVRMLLRRLPTGIATRLHIGDRLRKLDDPGNSEVRPADRLLVVRIVEEAVTNGLRHGHATSFDVSIDLEGDATIIVDVANNGAAVDVHRATHGSGTRRLRERVELAGGTLVLGSDVEASRITSGEVDGTALHHAHLWARIPVTREKITGLGHLPSNE; translated from the coding sequence ATGGGCACCACCACCCCCGTCGAGGACCGTCGTGACAGGTTCGCGCACGTCGTCGCGTCCCTCGTCATCATCACGACGTTCTACACGGTGACGGGCGCCTACCTGTGGGCACAGGGATTCTTCGAGCTGCCGGCCGCGATCGTCACGTCGTGGACCCGGTTCCTCATCAACGTTCTCACGGGTGTCGTCCTCGCGCTCGTCCTCGCGGTCGTCCCCGCCTACCGGGCGCGTCGGCTGGGGGGGGCGCTGCCGGGGATCGTCCTCGCGTCCGCGATCGCGGCGGGGATGCGGCTCGGGCTCTTCGTCCTCGCGCACGAGCTCCCTGAGGCTCCGGGGATCCTCAGCGTCGAGACGATCTCAGGGTTCGCGTTCTGCCTGGGCGCTGCGTGCCTCGGCTTCGCCTACGCTTCCGTGCGCCGCGGCGAGCGGTTCGAGGCCAGGCTCGCGGCCGACGCCGCCTACCAGCGCGAGCTCGCGCTGCGCACGCTCGAGACCGAGGAGGTGCGCGTCCGACGTTCGATCGCGGAGGGGCTCCACGGCAGTCTCCAGCAGCGTCTCGTCATCGCGACGGTGCAGGTCGACATGTTCATCACGGAGGCGCGTCGGCGCGACCGCAGCGAGGAGGACATCGCACCGCTCGTCGCGCTGCGCAACGACCTCGAGGACATCCGCGAGAACGATGTGCGGGCGACGAGCCGCATGCTCTACCCGGAGGGCATCGAGATCGGCGTCGTGCCTGCGGTACGCATGCTGCTGCGGCGCCTGCCGACGGGCATCGCGACCCGGCTCCACATCGGCGACCGGCTGCGAAAGCTCGACGACCCCGGCAACTCGGAGGTGCGGCCTGCGGACCGCCTGCTCGTGGTGCGGATCGTCGAGGAGGCGGTGACGAACGGGCTGCGGCACGGGCACGCGACGTCGTTCGACGTGTCGATCGACCTCGAGGGCGACGCGACGATCATCGTCGACGTCGCCAACAACGGTGCAGCCGTCGACGTGCACCGGGCGACGCACGGCTCGGGCACGCGCCGGCTGCGTGAGCGGGTCGAGCTAGCGGGCGGGACGCTCGTCCTGGGTTCGGACGTCGAGGCGTCGCGCATCACGTCGGGCGAGGTCGACGGGACGGCGCTGCACCATGCGCACCTGTGGGCGCGGATCCCCGTGACGCGGGAGAAGATCACCGGGCTCGGCCATCTGCCGTCGAACGAGTGA
- a CDS encoding response regulator transcription factor yields the protein MENGGGTLRVAVVEDHTLFRSMLEHLVTEVSDMSLVCSVETATEARARITPGSTDVVILDVDLPDGNGIGLGMLLCRADPALKIVLLSAQDAIDLMLDLPRDIAGSWSYLSKTSTNDSDSLLRAVRIAAAGGSTLDPVLLERMRPRAGSRVAQLTDRQYSVLRLLASGLSNAGIAHELGIAEKSVQNHVNAVYSTLGIDAHPDRNPRVSAALQLIEETGPA from the coding sequence ATGGAGAACGGTGGAGGTACCCTGCGCGTCGCGGTCGTCGAGGACCACACGCTGTTCCGCAGCATGCTCGAGCACCTTGTCACCGAGGTCTCGGACATGTCGCTCGTCTGCTCGGTCGAGACCGCGACGGAGGCGCGGGCCCGCATCACGCCGGGCTCGACCGACGTCGTCATCCTCGACGTCGACCTGCCCGACGGCAACGGCATCGGGCTCGGCATGCTGCTGTGCCGCGCCGATCCCGCGCTCAAGATCGTCCTGCTCTCCGCACAGGACGCGATCGACCTCATGCTCGACCTCCCGCGCGACATCGCCGGCAGCTGGAGCTACCTGTCGAAGACGTCGACGAACGACTCCGACTCCCTCCTGCGGGCGGTGCGCATCGCCGCCGCGGGCGGCTCGACCCTCGACCCGGTGCTGCTCGAGCGCATGAGGCCGCGCGCCGGCTCACGCGTCGCCCAGCTCACCGACCGTCAGTACTCGGTCCTGCGACTGCTCGCGTCCGGCCTGTCGAACGCGGGGATCGCGCACGAGCTCGGCATCGCCGAGAAGTCCGTGCAGAACCACGTCAACGCCGTCTACTCGACCCTCGGCATCGACGCCCACCCCGACCGCAACCCCCGCGTGAGCGCAGCACTCCAGCTCATCGAAGAGACCGGGCCCGCCTGA